Proteins from a genomic interval of Micromonospora sp. NBC_00389:
- a CDS encoding IS5 family transposase, whose product MRRGELTDEAWAVIAPLLPEPGRGRWRDHRQVINGILWKLRTGAPWRDLPERFGPWKTCHERLRRWTADGTWDRILAAAQVHDDGTPVQWTISIDSSIVRAHQHAAARKKRGSPTSAATPGAQDGEAIGRSRGGLSTKIHLAVDGRGRPLSILLTPGQAGDNPQLLALLDAICVNEPGPGRPRKRPDVLIADKGYAHDSTRPALRHRGIRHVIPERSDQVARRAAKGSAGGRPPAFDRAVYKKRNVVERCFNRLKQWRDLATRYAKRASLYRASLVLIAAIIWLP is encoded by the coding sequence GTGCGTCGTGGTGAGCTGACCGATGAGGCGTGGGCGGTGATCGCGCCGTTGCTGCCCGAGCCGGGGCGGGGGCGGTGGCGGGATCACCGTCAGGTCATCAACGGAATCCTGTGGAAGCTGCGTACGGGTGCTCCGTGGCGTGACCTGCCGGAACGGTTCGGGCCGTGGAAGACCTGCCACGAACGGCTGCGTCGGTGGACGGCCGACGGGACGTGGGATCGGATCCTCGCGGCGGCGCAGGTGCACGACGACGGGACACCGGTGCAGTGGACGATCAGCATCGACTCGTCGATCGTGCGGGCGCACCAGCATGCCGCTGCCCGCAAAAAGAGGGGCTCCCCGACCAGTGCGGCGACGCCTGGTGCGCAAGATGGCGAGGCCATCGGCCGGTCCCGAGGCGGGCTGAGCACGAAGATCCACCTCGCCGTCGACGGACGTGGCCGGCCGTTGTCGATTCTGCTCACCCCAGGTCAGGCCGGCGACAACCCCCAGCTGCTGGCGCTGCTGGACGCGATCTGCGTCAACGAACCGGGACCGGGCCGACCCCGCAAACGCCCCGACGTACTGATCGCCGACAAGGGCTACGCCCACGACTCCACCCGCCCCGCTTTGCGGCACCGCGGGATCCGGCACGTCATCCCGGAACGCTCGGACCAGGTCGCCCGCCGGGCCGCCAAGGGCAGCGCCGGCGGGCGGCCACCCGCCTTCGACCGGGCGGTCTACAAGAAGCGCAACGTGGTGGAACGCTGCTTCAACCGCCTCAAGCAGTGGCGAGACCTGGCCACCCGCTACGCCAAACGCGCATCCCTCTACCGGGCCAGCCTCGTCCTCATCGCCGCCATCATCTGGCTTCCATGA
- a CDS encoding DinB family protein, protein MKADLHSYLKGGRDALLWKLDGLSEYDVRRPLTRTATNLLGLVKHSAAMEILYFGVVFGRPFEQELPYVGDGAETNADMWATADETREEIVALYRRAIAHADTTIEALALDEVGRVPWWGDAAVTLHHVLVHVIAETQRHAGHADIVRELIDGAAGLLPRNDNLPPADESWWLDYRQRVEQAALDASKRSN, encoded by the coding sequence ATGAAGGCAGACCTGCACAGTTACTTGAAGGGCGGCCGCGACGCGCTGCTGTGGAAGCTCGACGGGCTCAGCGAATACGATGTTCGGCGTCCGTTGACCCGGACCGCAACCAACTTGCTCGGTCTGGTGAAGCACTCGGCGGCCATGGAGATCCTCTACTTCGGCGTCGTGTTCGGCCGGCCGTTCGAGCAGGAGCTGCCGTACGTCGGCGACGGAGCGGAGACCAATGCCGACATGTGGGCGACCGCGGATGAGACCCGCGAGGAGATCGTCGCACTGTACCGTCGCGCGATCGCCCACGCCGACACCACCATTGAAGCCCTTGCACTGGATGAGGTCGGCCGCGTGCCGTGGTGGGGCGATGCAGCGGTCACGTTGCACCACGTCCTGGTCCACGTCATCGCGGAAACACAACGGCACGCAGGCCACGCTGACATCGTGCGAGAACTCATCGACGGCGCGGCCGGGCTGCTGCCCAGGAACGACAACCTGCCCCCCGCCGACGAGTCATGGTGGCTGGACTACCGCCAGCGGGTGGAGCAGGCTGCCCTCGACGCCAGCAAACGCAGCAACTAG
- a CDS encoding Imm32 family immunity protein, with amino-acid sequence MNDYRLCRLSTSDGELELAGPPAALRALARLLREPWERVEAQVSGGVVVQERTAGPLTVSLRGEATLHLSGGHRYLDILWDALDGVAEQAESAEDRGVHRHQHIEYLSDDEYRSPESVPLVIVSDWPEAA; translated from the coding sequence GTGAACGATTACCGGCTGTGCCGTCTTTCGACGTCTGACGGCGAACTAGAGCTTGCCGGACCGCCGGCTGCTCTTCGTGCCCTCGCCCGGCTGCTCCGCGAGCCTTGGGAGCGGGTGGAAGCTCAGGTTTCGGGCGGAGTTGTCGTTCAGGAGCGGACAGCAGGACCGCTGACCGTCAGCCTTCGAGGCGAAGCAACGCTGCATCTTTCCGGCGGTCATCGGTATCTCGACATCCTTTGGGACGCCCTCGACGGTGTGGCTGAGCAAGCCGAAAGCGCTGAGGATCGCGGAGTTCACCGGCATCAGCACATCGAGTACCTTTCGGATGACGAATACCGGTCGCCGGAGTCTGTCCCTCTGGTCATCGTGTCCGATTGGCCAGAGGCGGCATAG
- a CDS encoding phosphotransferase, whose amino-acid sequence MTMHADQLHVDAQTVRRLVEVQFPQWRGLPVTELRTPGTVNAIFRIGDDLAARFPLVGHDPAQARASLAAEAEAARELADAATVPTPEPVAIGEPGAGYPLPWSVQTWLSGHDATVEDPAGSNAFAHDLAELIAGMRADDIRGRRFDGVGRGGHLPDHDEWLETCFRQSEDLLDVPLLRRIWAEFRTLPEVDEDAMCHRDLIPPNVLVEGGRLVGVLDGGGFGPADPALDLVAAWHLLDETQRGILRRELGCGDVQWRRGMAWAFQQAMGLVWYYLDSNPTMSRWGRRTLDHIVDAWAARARTIPLLESDRVR is encoded by the coding sequence ATGACGATGCACGCCGACCAGCTCCACGTAGACGCGCAGACCGTCCGCCGGCTGGTCGAGGTGCAGTTCCCTCAGTGGCGCGGACTGCCGGTCACCGAGCTGCGCACGCCCGGGACCGTGAACGCGATCTTCCGGATCGGCGACGACCTGGCCGCCCGCTTCCCGCTGGTCGGTCACGACCCGGCGCAGGCCCGCGCGTCGCTGGCGGCCGAGGCCGAGGCCGCGCGTGAACTGGCCGACGCCGCCACCGTGCCCACCCCGGAGCCGGTGGCGATCGGGGAGCCGGGCGCGGGCTATCCGCTGCCGTGGAGCGTCCAGACCTGGCTGTCCGGCCACGACGCGACGGTCGAGGACCCCGCAGGGTCGAACGCGTTCGCCCATGACCTGGCCGAGCTCATCGCCGGGATGCGCGCCGACGACATCCGTGGGCGACGCTTCGACGGCGTCGGTCGCGGCGGGCACCTTCCGGACCACGACGAGTGGCTCGAGACATGCTTCCGGCAGAGCGAGGACCTGCTCGACGTACCCCTCCTGCGGCGGATCTGGGCGGAGTTTCGGACGCTGCCCGAGGTCGACGAGGACGCGATGTGCCACCGCGACCTCATCCCGCCCAACGTCCTCGTCGAAGGCGGCCGTCTCGTCGGCGTCCTGGACGGCGGCGGCTTCGGCCCGGCGGACCCGGCGCTCGACCTCGTGGCGGCCTGGCACCTCCTCGACGAGACCCAGCGCGGCATCCTCCGCCGTGAGCTCGGATGCGGCGACGTCCAGTGGCGGCGCGGGATGGCTTGGGCGTTCCAGCAGGCGATGGGGCTGGTCTGGTACTACCTCGACTCCAACCCGACGATGAGCCGGTGGGGCAGGCGCACCCTGGACCACATCGTCGATGCCTGGGCCGCCCGAGCGAGGACGATTCCCCTCCTAGAGTCTGACCGAGTTCGGTGA
- a CDS encoding Type 1 glutamine amidotransferase-like domain-containing protein: MLLTSNGLANDTLRQAFAKLLGKPCAEARVAAIVTASLGQPGDHGWFVEALADLHGMGWGELDVLDLNGLTRNVLEGRLGRADVWWVTGGNQFHLAQSIARAGLSQAFPRLLREKVYVGTRAGSMIFSRRFDERAADLLGDLADLHLVGEERIKPACPLFDWYVKPHLDSPSFRNRDEAWADRLAASVDFPLYLLDDDSAIRVRGDKVDVVSTGRWRLVGQ, translated from the coding sequence ATGCTGCTGACCTCGAACGGACTGGCCAACGACACACTGCGACAGGCGTTTGCGAAGTTGCTGGGCAAGCCCTGCGCCGAGGCCCGGGTCGCCGCGATCGTGACCGCCTCGCTGGGCCAACCCGGCGACCACGGCTGGTTCGTCGAGGCGCTCGCCGACCTGCACGGCATGGGCTGGGGCGAGCTCGACGTGCTCGACCTCAACGGCCTGACGCGGAACGTGCTGGAGGGACGTCTGGGCCGGGCCGACGTCTGGTGGGTCACCGGCGGCAACCAGTTCCATCTCGCTCAGAGCATCGCCCGCGCCGGCCTGTCCCAGGCGTTCCCGAGGCTGCTGCGCGAGAAGGTGTACGTCGGCACCAGAGCTGGCTCGATGATCTTCAGCCGGCGCTTCGACGAGCGGGCGGCCGACCTGCTCGGTGACCTAGCCGACCTCCACCTCGTCGGCGAGGAGCGGATCAAGCCGGCCTGCCCGCTGTTCGACTGGTACGTCAAGCCGCACCTCGACTCCCCGTCCTTCCGCAACCGCGACGAGGCATGGGCGGACCGGCTGGCGGCGAGCGTGGACTTCCCGCTCTACCTGCTCGACGACGACTCCGCGATCCGGGTCCGCGGCGACAAGGTGGACGTCGTCTCGACCGGGCGCTGGCGGCTGGTCGGGCAATGA